Part of the Stackebrandtia endophytica genome is shown below.
GGTTTCCACGGGCTACACGTGATCGGTGGTCTGGTCGCATTCCTCATTTACTTGATTCGGACCACAATGGGCCGATTCACCCCGGCGCAGGCAACCTCGGCGATCGTGGTGTCCTACTACTGGCACTTCGTCGATGTCGTCTGGATCGCCTTGTTCGGCATGATCTACTTCCTGCGGTGATCATCACCGATCACAACGGATAGCTCATTGTGGAGCAGTTGACCTACACGAGACGCCGGTGCGGCCCGCACCGGGAGACAACAGCAAAGGTGAGGCAATAACCGTGGCTGCACCAACCAGACGCCGATCCGGCTGGCGTAGACGCCTGGGCGCTTTCGCTCGGTTCGTCGGCGCACTCGCCTTGGTCGGCGGGGTTTACACCGGTTTCGCGCCGGGCATCTACGCCGATGAGGCGGACGAGTCGTTCCAGGCCCTGGTCGCGCAGGGTGAGGAGCTGTACAACAACAGCTGCATCAGCTGCCATGGCGTCAACGCCGCCGGTGTCGACGGCCGCGGTCCCAGCCTCATCGGTGTCGGAAGCGCCTCCGTGGAGTTCCAGGTGAACTCCGGGCGTATGCCGATGACGAAGCAGGAGACGCAGGCCGAGCGCAAGCCTCCGGTGTTCACTCCCGAAGAGGCGACCGCGATCGCCGCGTACATCCAGACCTTGGGCGGCGGTCCCGAGGCGTTGCCGGCCGACGTGGTGGAATCCATGGTCGCCGACCAGATGGCCGACCCGTACTCCATTGCGGAGGGTGGTGAGCTGTTCCGCGTCAACTGTTCCAGCTGCCACGGCTACGCCACCGGCGGCGGTGCGTTGTCCTCGGGCGCTTTCGCTCCCTCGCTGGCCGGGGTGCCCGCCGACGAGATCTACGAAGCGATGCTGACCGGCCCGCAGAACATGCCGGTGTTCGCCGACAACCAGCTGGAGCCCGAAGAGAAGGCGCAGATCATCGCCTACGTCGAATACCTGAACACCGATCAGAACCCCGGTGGCTGGGGACTCGGTCGGTTCGGTCCCTCCACTGAGGGTATGGCGATCTTCCTGGTGGGCATCAGCACGCTGGCCATCGCCACACTGTGGATTGCGGGGAAGTCGTAACTCATGAGCGCTGCACAACACGATTCGTCGGCAAACGAGCCCGTCGATGTCACCGACGGCAAGCTGTCGAGGTTCGAGATCGTCAAGGAAGGCCTACGCCGAGACGGAATCGAGATTCTCCACTATGAACCGGCGTTCCCGGTTCCGGGCACCAAGGTGGAGAAGCGCATCGAGCGTTTCATCGCGTTCTGCTTCGTCGTGGCCGGGTTGGGCGCTCTGGGCTTCGTGGCCGTCTTCGCGTTCTGGCCGTGGGAGTACGAGTACGCCGAGTTCGGCGGTGCCGGAAGCATGTCCAAGTGGTACACCCCGATGCTGGGTCTCACCCTCGCGTTGGGATTGGGCGGTCTGGGCATCGGTATCCTCACCTGGGCCAAGAAGCTGCTGCCGGTGGAGGAACTCGTACAGGAGCGCCACGACGGCGGCTCCAACGAGGAGGATCGTGTCATCACCGGCGCGGTCGTCGGCAACATGGTCGAGGAGACCGGCATCAAGCGTCGCCCCATGTTGAAGCGGGCCCTGCTGTTCGGTGCCGCACCACTGGGGCTGGCGGCCATCGCGCCGCTGGGAACACTGATCGTCCCACCGGGCGACGACCTGGTCACCACCGGTTTCAACCCGCGCAACAACGACGGTCAGCCGGTCGGATTGATGCTGAAGGACGGAACCCGGGTGCGTCCCGACATGATCTCGGTCGGCGGTCAGATCACCGCCTTCCCGGCGATCCCCGACGGTTCCACCAACAAGCACGCCGACTCTCCGGTGCTGTTGATTCACCTACGTGACGAGGACGCCAAGAAGGCGCGCGAGAACGCGTACGAGATGTACGAGGGCGCCCAATGGAACAACTACATCGCGTATTCGAAGATCTGCACCCACGTCGGTTGCCCGGCGAGCCTGTACGAGCAGCAGACCAACCGTCTGCTGTGCCCGTGCCACCAGTCGCAGTTCCTGATCACCGACAACGCGAAACCGGTGTTCGGACCGGCTACCCGGCACCTGCCGCAGTTGCCGATCGATGTTGACGAAGACGGCTTCTTCTACGCCGTATCCGACTTCCTGGTGCCGATCGGCCCCGCATTCTGGGAGCGTGGCTAATCCATGAAACGTCGTAAGTTTGATGCTGCTGCGCTGCCGGGCAAGGTCGGTGGCGCGCTAGACGATCGCTTCAAGCTGGCCTCGCCGGCTCGGAAGCTGATGACCAAGGTCTTCCCGGACCACTGGTCGTTCCTGTTGGGCGAGATCGCACTGTTCTCGTTCATCGTGCTGCTGCTCACCGGTACCTTCCTGGCGCTGTTCTTCGAGCCGTCGATGGTGGAGGTCCACTACGAGGGCAGTTACCTGCCGTTGCGCGGCATCGAGATGTCCAAGGCTTACGAGTCGACGCTGAACATCTCGTTCGACATCCGGGGTGGTCTGGTCATCCGCCAGATGCACCACTGGGGTGCGCTGCTGTTCGTCGCCGCGATCCTGGTGCACATGGGCCGGACGTTCTTCTCCGGAGCGTTCCGTAAACCGCGTGAGACCAACTGGGTCATCGGTGCGATCCTGTTCATCCTCGCGTTCTTCGAGGGTCTGCTGGGCTACTCCATCCCCGACGACGGTCTGTCCGGAACCGGTCTGCGGATCATTCACGGCATCACCGAGTCGATTCCGCTGATCGGCAGCTGGGCCGCCCACGCGCTGTTCGGTGGGGAGTTCCCCGGCGAGGTCATCATCACCCGGTTCTACATCCTGCACGTGTTGCTGGTGCCCGGGATCATGCTGGCCCTGATCGCCGTCCACGTCGGACTGGTGTTCGCCCAGAAGCACTCGCAGTGGCCCGGCCCCGGCCGTACCGAGAACAACGTGGTCGGCTACCGGATGTTCCCCAACTACGCGGCCAAGCAGGGCGGGTTCTTCATGCTCGTCTTCGCCGTCATCGCCTTCATGGGTGGTCTGTTCCAGATCAACCCGCTGTGGCTGTTCGGCCCGTACGAAGCCTCGGTGGTCTCCTCCGGTAGCCAGCCCGACTTCTACGTGATGTTCCTCGATGGCCTGGTGCGGCTGTTCCCGAACTGGGAGCTGTCCGGTTTCGGATTCATCCTTCCGGCGGTGTTCTGGCCCGCGGTGATCGGTATGGGCGTGGCGTTCACCGTGCCGCTGCTCTACCCCTTCATCGAACGCCGGTTCACCAAGGACCGGGCGCACCACAACCTGTTGGAGCGTCCTCGGGACAACCCGACGCGTACCGCCGTCGGTGCGATGTTCGCCAGCATCTGGTTGATCACCACCGTCACCGGCGCCAACGACATCATCGCCGACAAGTTCAACATCAGCTTGAACGCGATGACGTGGGGTGGCCGGATCGGAATCGTGGTGATTCCGGTGTTGACCTTCTACATCACCAAGCGCATCTGCCTGGGCCTCCAGCAGCACGACCGCGAGGTCTTGGCGCACGGTATCGAGACCGGCATCATGCGTCGTGATCCCGATGGTCGCTTCTACGAGATCCACCAGCCGTTGACCGACGAGGTCGATGAGCATGGTCATCCGAAGGTGCTCGAGTACAACGGATGGACGGTTCCGAAGAAGATGAACCGTGTTGGCGCGTTGAAGCCCGGCCTGCGAGGCTTCTTCAAGCCGATCGAGATTCCGGGTGACTCCACCGACCAGTCCTCGCTCGACTCGAAGGACACCCGCGAAGAAATCGAAGCGGGTAAGAAGTAACCAACGATCGAAGCCCCGTCGGGAACGCCCGGCGGGGCTTCGTCGTGTCCGGTGGCGACCCCGTGCGGCCGGTCAGGTGGCCGCTGGCGCGATCGGGGGCGTCATCGTCTACTCGGGAGTGGCCGACCGGTTCTGGAGCCGGCAGACGCGACCTGGCGCGCTCGGCGTCGTCGGCTCAGGTCGCGTTCTACAGGCGACGGCATGGTGCCGACACCGTGCCGTGGTGACAGGCCCGGATCAGGAGTGCAGGCTCTCCGGTGACTGCAGCGTCTCGGGGGAGGGTTCCCGGTCAACCGATGCGATGAGCTTGTCGGCAAGTTCGTCGGCGTCGAACTTCTTGTCGTCGACGGCCAGATACAGCGCGTCTAGATCGGGATAGCCCAGGTCACGGGCGAGTCGCATCAGCGGGTCGGTGGAGGCCAGGCCGCGGCCTCGGCGACGTAGCGCGGCGTCGACGGCGTGTCGGCCCGCCGCTATCCGGTCGGCCAGCGTGCGGGTGTTCTCGGTCTCGGGCACCGGCTCGCCCTCGCCTGGTCCGCGATGCCCGGCGAACCACTGGGAGATCAGCAGCTGCGCCTGTGGCGTCTTCGCGGTGAGCAGCCATTCGCGCGACGGTCCCGGGTAGCCGCTTCGGGCGTCGGAGATGATCGTCTCCACCAGATCGCCCTCCGACAGCGGAGCCGACAGGGGAGCGAGTCGGCCGTTGACGTAGGCGCCGATCAATCGGTCGCCGTCGGATGGGCCGTTGCAGTAGGCGAGGTCGACCGGGGTGGCCTCGATGGGCAACATGTGTTGTTCGCCGCCGGTGGTGAACACCAGGATCTGCTCATCGGCGAGGTCGCACCGCAGTGAATCGAGGAATCTGCCCGGATCGATGGCGTCGCGTTGCCAGTCCAACAGTCGACGCAGCCATTTGAGTTCCTGCACGGATTGGGCGCCGCGTGAGGTGGCCCGCGCCAGATGGGCGGCGATGCCGAGTTCGGCGGTCTGGTTCATCTCGGCGGTTCGGATGAGGATGTCCATGGGTTCGTCGCCGGGACCGATGACCGCGGTGTGGAGGGACTGGTAGAGGTTGAACTTGGGACTGGCTATGAAGTCTTTGAATCTGCCGGGGAGTGGTTGCCACAATCGATGTACCGCACCCATGGTGGCGTAACAGTCGGTGAGCGGACCGTCGACGACCAACACTATTCGGGGCGGGTCCTGCGGCCCCCGTCTCGGACTGACCGCCATCTCCCGGTAGACCGAGTAGTGGTGCCGGGGTCTGTCGAGGATCTCGGCGGTGATCTTCATGTTTCGCAGCTCGGCGCGCAGCTTTCGGGACGCCGATTCCACGCGCGTGGTGCGTTCGTGGTTGTTGTTGAGGTAGTCGTCGATCTCGGTGTAGGTGTCGGGATCGACGGTCGACAGGACGATGTCCTCGAGTTCCCGCTTGATGACGTAGAGACCGAGGCGGTCGGCCAGCGGGATGAGTACTTCGCGGGTGGCCTCGGCGATGCGTATCTGGGACGGGCGGGACTTCGCCGCGATGGTGCGCATGTTGTGCACTCGGTCGGCGAGCTTGATCACCAGCACCCGGACGTCTCGGCCGGCGGTGATGATGAGTTTGCGGAAGGTCTCGGCCTCCGCCGCGTCACCGAAGTACAGCTTGTCGAGCTTGGTGACCCCGTCGACGAGTAGGGCGACCTCGTTGCCGAAATCGTCCCGCAGTCGCTGAAGGGTGTAACTGGTGTCCTCGACGGTGTCGTGCAGCAGTGCCGCGGCGATCGTGGTGGTGTCCAGCCCGAAGTCGGCCAGGATCCCGGCCACCGCGATGGGGTGTGTGATGTACGGCTCGCCACTCTTGCGGTTCTGGCCTCGATGCATCTGTTCGGCGATGCGGAAGGCCTTGCGGAGCTGGGGGATCGAGGCGCTCGAATTCTTGGCGCGGTGGGTCGCTTCGAGCGCAGCGACGCTGGCGTGCACACCCCACGGGTCGTCGACAGGCGAGGACCGGTTGAGTATGGATCGCAGCATATGACACCTCCGGCCGATGCTGGAAAATGTTAGCCCCGATCCTAAAGAGGTCGGCGCACGGGTGGTACAGGACACACGAGATTTTCGTGCCTAACTTTCGGGCGAATCTCGTTGGGTGGCTAGAGAAGTGTCAATAATCCGACGTAACTTCCGGTTTGGTGCTGAGAGCTTCACCGAAAGCGATCACCACCGCTGTAAGGCATCGCGGCGTCCAACTTGCCGAGCAGCTCCCGATATGAGGCCGCGGCTCTCCGTGGCGTCGACCAGCCGTGCTCGCTGTGAACCAGCCGTACGGTGGGGTTTTCCAGCCAGGACAGCAGCAGTTCGGTCTCGGCGATCCGGTGTCCGGCAAGGGTCGCGGCATCCTCGGGGATCGTCGCGGCCGATTCCATGAGGGATTCGATGGTGGGCATCGGGTTGACCTTGGACGGGCTGGTGGCCGCCGCGGCGAGCTGACCATGCCGGATGACCGCTATCTCCCAGCCGCCACCGGAGGCTCGTCCGGCCGCCACCAACTGTGGAATGCGGATCAGTGACTGGCTGCGTTGGGTCCGCATCGTCGCCCGTAGGAAGGCACTCAACCGGCCGCGCACCCCGGCGGCCTCCTCGAACCGTTCCTGCCCGGACAACTCGTCGATCCGATTTAGCAGCGGCTCCACCACCGTGTCCGGGTCACCGGTGACCGTCGAGGCGAAACGTCCGGTGATCTGTCCGTAGTCGTCGACCGAGATCCGCAACTGGCAGGGAGCCGGGCAGCCCAGCTCCGCCAGCGCGCACGCCGAACCGGGTTTGGAGGTCGACAGTTTCGTTTTGCACTGCCGAATGTGCAGTGCGTCGTGGACGGCCTCCATGGCCTCGGACGCCATCCTCGACGAGGTGAACGGACCCAGCCAGGTGCTGCCCGGTTCGGGTGCGCGCCGTACCAGGGAGAGTCGCGGGTAGGCCTCGTTGGTCAATCGCAGCCACGCCAGTCGTTCCGGGTACTTCGATTTGGCGTTGAACGGCGGTTTCGCGGTGGCGATCATCCGCAGTTCCCGGATCTGCGCCTCAAGTCGATGGGCGCACTCCACGGCCTCGACCCGTTCGGCCAATCGCAGCATGTCCCGGATCTTGCGTCGTGACTCCCCACCGGAGAAGTAGCTGCGCACCCGGGTGGCCACATCCACCGAGGTGCCGATGTAGAGCGGTTTGTCCTGGGCGTCACGGAACACGTAGACCCCGGGACAGTGTGGTAGGCCGTGGGCCAGGTGTTTCTTGCGACGTTGTTCGGCGGCCGGGATGGCCCGTTGGAAGTCGGCCAGGTCGGTGTCGGTCAACACGAAGTGTGCGCCGAGTCGTTCCAGTAGCGCGTGCAGGACGTCCACCGTGGCCCGTGCGTCGTCGAGCGCCCGGTGAGTCGGCGAGGTGCGGGCGCCGAAGTAGCGGGCCAGTGTGCCCAGCCGCTTGTTGGGGACCTCGCTGCGGTCGACCAGACGCCGTGCCAACACGACGGTGTCGACCACCTGGGGGCGGGGCCATGGTAGTCCCGCGCCGTTGGTCGCCGCCCGTAGGAACCCGACGTCGAACGGCGCGTTGTGGGCGACCCATACGGTCCCGGCGGCGAATTCGAGGAAACTCGGCAGGACCGCGTCGATCTTGGGCGCGTCGGCGACCATGTCGTCGGTGATCCCGGTCAGTGCGCTGATACGCCGATCGATCGACTCCCCGGGGTTGACCAGGGTCGCGAACTCTCCCAGGACCTCACCACCACGCACCTTGACCGCGCCGATCTCGGTGATCGCCGACGAATCCGAGGCGACCCCGGTGGTTTCGAGATCGACGACCATGAACGTCACTTGTGACAGCGGCGTTCCGAGATCATCAAAGGACGGTTGAACGTACCGCCCGACAGGGGTGCTCGACACGTGCCGCAGTTTAAGCCGGGGGTGAGACAGGAGGTACCGAAGGTTCGCGTAGCCAGGCGCCCAACCGGCGTACCAGCGCCGGTGTCATCGATGACTCGGCGTGCCCCATTCCGGGTTCGATCCACAGGGCACGCGGGTCGGCCGCCGACTCGTACAGTGCGTGGGCGTGCCGGAGCGGAAAATACCGGTCGGCGGTGCCGTGCACGATCAGCAGCGGGGTCGGCGCGATCTTGTGCACCAACTCCCACGGTGGACTCGGCGGTGGATCCCATCCGACGGCGCTGATCCGGGTGCGTCTGGTCCACCGGGCCACCGCCCGTCCCCAGCGTCCCTCGATGGCCCGGTGGACCAGGCGCATGGACGGGGTTCCCCGGTAGTACCAGTGCGCCGGGCCGCTGACCGCGGCCACAGCGGTCAGCCCCCCGAACAGAGCGGCATGTCGGACCGCGACCGCCGCGCCCATGGAGAACCCGGCCACCGCCACTGTGGAGTGCCCCCGTGAACGGGCGAACGCGACGGCCGCCTCGATGTCGTGGACCTCAAGATCACCTACAGTGGAGACTCCCTCGGAGTTGCCGTGTCCCCGGAAGTCGAAGGCGACGACGGCGCCGAACCGGTGAAGTGTCGCGGCGATATGGCGGGCGCGCGGTGAGTTGCATGATCCGGAGAAGCCGTGGGCGATCACGATCGCGAGGTCCGACTCGGCCGGCAGATGGCGTCCCCGAAGGCGAACCCCGTCACCGGTGGTGAGGGTCAGCGGCACTTCCGACATGGCTGTCACAGTAGTCCCCGGGGTTACGCGGCGACGGCGGATCCGCCGTCGTGGCCGGATGCGGCCGCATCACAGCGATTCGGGTGCGTGTTCGAACCGTGTGGTTCGAACACGCACCCGTGGTGGTGCTACCGCCGGTCGTTACCGCGCGGCGTGGTCCTCGGCCAGCGCGACCAGGGTTCGGGCGGCGAAACCGGTGGCACCCTTGACGATGTAGCCGTAAGACTCGCCACCGTGGTCGGCGGGTCCGGCGATGTCGATGTGCGCCCACGGCTGGTCCTCCGGGACGAAGTGCGACAGGAAGATGCCTCCCTGAAGCATGTGTCCGGAGCGCTCGAGGCCGGTCGCGCACTGTTGCACGTCGGCGATGGGGGACTTCATGACCTTACGGATCTCCTCGGGCATCGGCATCGGCCACGCCTGCTCGCCGACGGCCTCACCGACTCGCTTGACCCGGGCGGTCTCCTCGTCGGTGCCCATGACACCGGCGATCCGCTTGCCCAGTGCCATCACCTGGCCACCGGTCAGCGTCGCGACGTCGTAGATCGCGTCGGGCTCGTCCTCGGAGGCGCGAACCAGGGCGTCGGACATGACCATGCGGCCTTCGGCGTCGGTGTTGAGCACCTCGATCGTCTTGCCGCCGTAGGCGGTGATCACGTCGCCGGGCCGGTAGGCGTCGCCCGAGGGCATGTTCTCGGCCAACGCCAGGTAGGCGGTGACGTTCACCGTGGGTGCGATCGCCGCAATCGACAGCATGGCGCCGGCCACCGCCGCCGCGCCGGCCATGTCACCCTTCATGTCCCACATGCCCTGAGCGGGTTTGATGGAGATGCCGCCGGTGTCGAAGGTGATGCCCTTGCCCACCAGTGCGACGTGCTTGGTGGCACCTTCGGGGCGCCACGTCAGCCGGACGAGGCGAGGCTTGCGGGACGAGCCCATGCCGACGGCCAGGATGCCGCCGTAGCCGCCGTCGGCCAGCGCGTTCTCGTCGAGCACCTCGACACCCAGCCCCGCCGCGGTCGCCCGCTGGGCGACCTGGTCGGCGAACTCGGCCGGCGGAAGCAGGTTGCCCGGAATGTTCGACCAGTCACGGGTGGCCGCGACGCCCTCGGCCAGCGCGTCGACGCGGTCGGTGTCGACGGTGACGCCGAACAGGACGATCTCCTCGACAGGTGCCTTGTGGTCGCTACGGTCGGTCTTGTAGCCGTCGAACTGGTAGGCGCCCAGCAGCGCGCCGAGCGCGATCGCCTCACCGTCGCCGTTGAGGGCGAAACCGATGGACGTCTTGCCGGCTGCGGTCCGGACCACGGAGCCCGCGGCGCGACGCAGCGTCTCGGCGGAGGTTCCGGATTCACTCGGCTCGCCCAGACCGACGGCGGTGATGATCGTGGCGGGGACCCGTCCCAGTGCGGGGATGGAGGTCACAGTCCCGGCCGCGCCAGTGGCTCCCATGGTCGCCAGGGCAGAGGAAAGTTCACTGAATGCCGATTCAACGGACTCGGCGCCGGGCGCGAGGAACGGGCCGTCCTCGCCCTTGTGCAGACCGACGACGAGGACATCGACCTCGGCCTGGGCTGGGGCGGCAGTTGACAGGGCGAGCGTTGTCACGAAAACTCCGAACATGTGAAGCGGTATGGCGGGCCGCTGTGGGGTAAGGACCAGCCGATCGTACGCTCCTGTCGTGCGCCGGGTAAGTTGCGGATCATGACAGAGACGTCCTCACCCACTCAGTCCCCGCTGCATGATCGGCATGTGGCCGCCGGTGCGAAGTTCGCCGAGTTCGGTGGTTGGAACATGCCGTTGGAGTATGCCGACGGCGGTATCGTCGCCGAGCACACCGCGGTGCGCACCGCGGTGGGTCTGTTCGACGTGTCGCACTTGGGAAAGGTGGACGTCCGCGGCCCGGGGGCGGCGGAGTTCGTCAACGAATGCCTGTCCAATGACCTGAACCGGATCACACCGGGTAAGGCCCAGTACACCCTGGCCTGCGACGACTCCGGTGGTGTGATCGACGACCTGATCGCCTACCTGTACGGGCCGGACCGGGTGTTCCTCGTTCCCAACGCCGCCAACAGCGCCGAAGTGGCCGCCCGGTTGGCCGCCGAAGCCCCCGAGGACGTCACCGTCACCGATCAACACCGTGATTACGCGGTCCTGGCGTTGCAGGGGCCGGAGTCGAAGGCGGTCTTGGCCGCACTGGGCATCCCCGCCGACCACGACTACATGTCCTTCGTGGAGGCCGAGTGCGCCGGAGCCGACATCGTGGTGTGCCGCACCGGTTACACCGGTGAGCACGGCTACGAGTTGGTGATTCCGGTCGAGGCGGCATCCGCGGTGTGGGACGCGATCATGACCGCCGGATCCGGTCACGGCATCCGACCGGCCGGACTCGGCGCACGAGACACGTTGCGCACTGAGATGGGTTATCCGCTGCACGGGCACGAGTTGTCCATGGACATCACCCCGGTGCAGGCTCGCGCCGGCTGGGCCGTCGGCTGGAAGAAGCCGAAGTTCTGGGGCCGTGACGTTCTGGCGGCGGAGAAGGCGGCGGGTCCGGCTCGGCGGCTGTGGGGCTTGGAGGCCACCGGTCGTGGTATTCCCCGGGCCGACATGACCGTCTACGCCGGTGACACCGAGGTGGGACGGACCACCAGCGGCACGTTCTCACCGACGAAGAAGGTCGGTATCGCGTTGGCGTTGTTGAATACCGACTCCGATATCGATGTGGACACTCCACTTGAGGTGGACGTTCGGGGACGGCGGTTGGCGGTCAAGGTGGTCAAGCCGCCGTTCGTCGAGTCCTCGGTGCGGTAGTGCGAGCGGTGTGCCCGGATGTGGCACACCGGACGTCAGGCGACGGTGGCGTCGGCGGCTGCGGAGTGTCGCCGACGGTAATTCGCTGCCACCGCGATCAACAACGGTCCCCAGGCCGACATGGGCAGATACCACCCGATGACGTCCATTCCCGGTGACGGCTTGACCTCGTCGGGACCGACTATCGGTGTGAAGGTCAACAGGTTGCCGAAGTTGTAGTTCCAGGTGTAGTACGCCGAGAGTGCGATGATGATCGTCGCGCCCGTCTGGGCGACGGCGGCGGCGCCGCGTGCCGGGACGGTGCGGCCGCCGAGCAGTGGAATCCACCGTGGGTAGACGCTGCCCCAATCGCTGACCAGTCCGATGCTCAGTAGCCCCAACCCCATCGACAGGACACTGAGGAACAGCAGATACCAGCCGCCGTCGGTGATGTGGCGGACGCCTTCGACGCCGCGCCACACGGCCGAGGGCAGAATGGTCAGCGGAATCAGCCGGGCGCTGATCACCGCCCACCGCGGTGCGCGCGGGACGAGGTCGCTGGGTCGGAGTCGGTGGTGTGCTCTCGTTGACATGTCTCGATGGTGGCCACCGGGTGGCCACGACGAATCCCCCGTGGGAGGGGCGTCTCACCCCCGCCGGAGTGCCGGTGACCCACCGAATGGCCACATGGGAATGTTCCATGTAGGCAGAGGAACGGCGAACCGTTCGCCGAGTGGTGTCTACGCCTCGGCGCCGGAGTCTCCGGTGCTCTCCTCGGTCGTCTCGGTCACCGGAGCCGGATACGGGAGTTCACCCGCCAGCCGCAGCGTACTCTGCAGCAGCGGCAGCGAGTAGAGCACCGCGCAACCCTCACCGATGTCCATGCCCGGACCGACCGGCTTGGCCATTCCGACCTGGCCGGCGACCTTCTCCACGACCGGATGCGGCGATCGATCCGGTGCGTAGCACCATTTCGGAGCACCCAACGAGAAGTCTCGGGCCGCCAACGCCGCCGAGGCCGCGATCGGGCCGTCGAAGAGGACCGGGGTTCGACGCAGGCCGGCGGCCACGATCACGCCGGTCATCGTGGCGATGACCGCACCACCGAACTCCGACAGCGTGGTGCGGGCATTGCGGGCGGCGCCGTTGGCGCGAGCGAACGCGTCTCGGGTCGCGGCGATACGACGCATCCAGATGTTGTCGTCGATGACCCCGCCGGGCAGTTGGATGCGGGGTGACAGCTCCACCGCCGAAGTGCGGGTCATGTGCGCGGTGACCGCGACGGCGGCGGCGACGGCGCCGGGGCCGAACCCGGCCAGCACCAGCAGGTCGGCGCCGGAGTCGATACAACCGTCGGCGGTCTCGCGTCCCAGCGCGATGGCCTCGGCGTACTGCTCGTCGGTCAGGACCGGACCGTCTTCGGCGGCTGACGTGGTCTCGGTCGTCACCGGACGAACGGTGACGCCGGCGTCGGTGGCCAGCCTGTCGAGAAGTGTCCGGTGGTCGGCGGCGGACTCGTCGGTATCCCCGGCGGTGAAGCCACCGGTGGTGGCACCCGATACGAGGATCGCCTCGATCTGCTTGAACGGGGTGGGTTCTGCGGTCGCCTGGACCCGGCCCGCCCAGGACACCACGTTGGCCAGCGACCCCAGTCCGCTGCCGGGCAGCAGGGCCGAGGCCAGCCGGTTGGTGGCCCGAGTGGCGTAGGCGGCATCCGGGAATGGGACTTTGACCTTGTCCAGCACCGTGGTGGGGCTTACATCGCTCACGTTGCAAACCCTAATCCGCCCGTCTGGGGCGTGCTGCGCGGACCCACCCGACAGCCGAATCCGGCAAGGCATCATGGGGGAGTGGATCAATCCGTGAGGTTTGTCAAGGGGCATGGAACCGGCAACGACTTCGTGATCGTCGCCGACGTCGACAACGATCGGCCGCTCTCGGTCGCTGCGATCGCGCGTCTGTGTGATCGGCGACGCGGTGTGGGCGGCGACGGGTTGCTGCGGGTGGTGAGAGCGGCCAAACACCCCGACGGAGTGGGTCAGGCCGCGGCCGCCGAGTGGTTCATGGACTACTACAACGCCGACGGAAGCATCGCCGAGATGTGCGGCAACGGTGTGCGCGTCTTCGTGAGATATCTCGTCGCCGAGGGATTGGTCGAGACGAACCGAGTACCCGTGGCCACCCGCGCCGGCGTGCGTGACGTCCTCGTCGAGAACGATCAGTTCAGCGTTGACATGGGGGCGGCCCGTACCTTCGGCACCTCCACCGTCGCGATCGGCGGGGAGATCCTGTCCGGTCGACACATCTCGATGGGCAACCCCCACCTGGTGTGCCGGGTGACCGATCCGACCGAGTACGACCTGACCGTCCAACCCGAATTCGACACCGAGCTGTTCCCCACCGGTGTCAACGTCGAAC
Proteins encoded:
- the dapF gene encoding diaminopimelate epimerase, with the translated sequence MRFVKGHGTGNDFVIVADVDNDRPLSVAAIARLCDRRRGVGGDGLLRVVRAAKHPDGVGQAAAAEWFMDYYNADGSIAEMCGNGVRVFVRYLVAEGLVETNRVPVATRAGVRDVLVENDQFSVDMGAARTFGTSTVAIGGEILSGRHISMGNPHLVCRVTDPTEYDLTVQPEFDTELFPTGVNVELTSPTDTGVRMRVHERGVGETQSCGTGACAVAVDALGGPGTCTVDVPGGRLTVTITEETVILTGPAVLVAEGHTLV